One genomic segment of Chromatiales bacterium includes these proteins:
- a CDS encoding PhoH family protein — MRLRLEPEDNERLSNLCGQLDEHLRQIERRLGVEINNRGHDFTILGNPADVATAAELLKSLYETARAEPLTPARIHLFLQESGLNDIARAPAGDPATIRTRSGVVRPRGPQQRAYVESIRRGDLNFGIGPAGTGKTYLAVACAVDALERDRVRRLVLTRPAVEAGERLGFLPGDLAQKIDPYLRPLYDALYEMLGFERVAKLIDRNVIEIAPLAYMRGRTLNDAFIILDEAQNATTEQMKMFLTRIGFGSTAVVTGDITQIDLPQASRSGLREVTRVLREVPGISFTFFTSSDVVRHPLVQKIVDAYDAWDARASATPPDAGQDT; from the coding sequence ACGGCGTCTGGGCGTCGAGATCAACAATCGCGGCCACGACTTCACGATTCTCGGCAATCCCGCCGACGTGGCGACCGCGGCCGAGCTGCTGAAGTCGCTGTACGAGACCGCGCGGGCCGAGCCCCTGACGCCGGCGCGCATACACCTGTTTCTGCAGGAATCCGGGCTGAACGACATCGCGCGCGCGCCGGCCGGCGACCCCGCGACGATCCGCACCCGCAGCGGCGTCGTTCGTCCGCGCGGGCCGCAGCAGCGCGCCTATGTCGAGAGCATCCGGCGCGGCGACCTGAACTTCGGCATCGGGCCGGCCGGCACCGGCAAGACCTATCTCGCCGTGGCCTGCGCCGTGGACGCGCTCGAGCGCGACCGCGTGCGTCGTCTGGTGCTGACACGTCCCGCGGTCGAAGCGGGCGAACGGCTGGGGTTCCTGCCCGGCGATCTCGCGCAGAAGATCGACCCGTACCTGCGCCCGCTGTATGACGCACTTTACGAAATGCTCGGCTTCGAGCGTGTTGCAAAACTCATCGATCGCAATGTCATCGAGATCGCGCCGCTGGCCTACATGCGCGGACGGACCCTCAACGATGCGTTCATCATCCTCGATGAGGCCCAGAACGCCACGACCGAGCAGATGAAGATGTTCCTGACCCGCATCGGCTTTGGTTCGACCGCCGTCGTGACGGGCGACATCACCCAGATCGACCTGCCACAGGCGAGCCGTTCGGGGCTGCGTGAAGTCACGCGCGTGTTGCGCGAGGTGCCTGGCATCTCGTTCACGTTTTTCACTTCGTCGGACGTCGTGCGTCACCCATTGGTGCAGAAGATCGTGGACGCCTACGACGCGTGGGACGCACGCGCATCCGCAACCCCGCCCGACGCCGGGCAGGACACTTGA